A single genomic interval of Gossypium raimondii isolate GPD5lz chromosome 11, ASM2569854v1, whole genome shotgun sequence harbors:
- the LOC105801120 gene encoding uncharacterized protein LOC105801120, with translation MKTILLMCIMINGSGWWSDGDTPQAAAQSEKMKESRTKVRYARIAGNIGYVTLNTQFATKEGHEPSCLEKFRFQHLWKDVSDKLSSEVAEQVYDEACKRVKDSMPTPKSSFAP, from the exons ATGAAAACAATCCTCCTAATGTGCATAATGATCAATGGAAGTGGCTGGTGGAGTGATGGAGACACACCACAAGCTGCG GCACAATCAGAAAAGATGAAAGAATCCCGAACAAAGGTGCGTTATGCACGCATCGCTGGTAACATAGGATATGTGACCCTCAATACACAATTT GCTACGAAGGAAGGCCATGAGCCCTCGTGTTTGGAGAAGTTTAGATTTCAACATTTGTGGAAAGATGTGAGTGACAAATTGAGCAGTGAGGTAGCAGAACAAGTTTAT GATGAAGCATGCAAAAGGGTTAAAGACTCTATGCCAACACCTAAGAGTTCTTTCGCGCCTTAA